A portion of the Thermosipho africanus Ob7 genome contains these proteins:
- a CDS encoding ABC transporter permease — MAKKEQVKKKNNSNENIDFEEVYLTRGQLMWRAFKKNKLAMVGLWVLIVLYIMMFAADFLAPYNPFEQSLKHSYAPPTKVDKVYKVGDFEKKIGSYVLPYTSYVDKLDYTRKTRQLYFPSRVTVEYKGELITLVMNDAKYFVRTDFPGKVINVSDLEFTLKKEEYAMVNNEWKKVSSSSEKTKYFVAGVNDSVLTEGEAFIENDTATAKNVIFGKYGFKLGVASENEIEKVGLKYTINYIKYTDENGKKTILFGKDLVIKDFDYKYYPIKWFVESWGPKKKDYGRVGYVFWIIPLKYHLYGVDNYDNNPFVRLYIMGSDEFGRDVWSRLIFASRISLSIGFIGLAITLTLSLFFGGIAGYYGGVADELLMRFTEIIMSIPGFYLLILLRSLLPLDIPSSQVYIMLVFILSFIGWAGRARIIRGMVLSIKRNEFVEAAYALGYPDSKILWKHVIPNTMTYMIVTATLSIPGYILGEAGLSFLGLGIREPSASWGLMMARAQDIYVLQNAPWLLIPGIFIFVTVLAFNFVGDGLRDAFDPRALG, encoded by the coding sequence ATGGCAAAAAAAGAACAAGTTAAGAAAAAAAATAATAGTAATGAAAATATAGATTTTGAAGAAGTATATCTTACACGTGGACAATTGATGTGGAGAGCTTTTAAGAAAAATAAACTCGCCATGGTAGGATTATGGGTGCTGATTGTACTTTATATTATGATGTTTGCTGCTGATTTTTTGGCGCCATATAATCCATTTGAGCAAAGTCTTAAACATTCATATGCACCTCCTACGAAAGTAGATAAGGTATACAAGGTCGGTGATTTTGAGAAAAAAATTGGCTCTTATGTTTTACCCTACACAAGTTATGTAGATAAATTAGACTATACAAGAAAAACTAGACAATTATATTTTCCAAGTAGGGTAACAGTTGAATACAAAGGTGAATTAATAACACTAGTAATGAATGACGCAAAATATTTTGTTAGAACTGATTTTCCAGGAAAAGTTATTAATGTAAGTGATTTGGAATTTACGCTCAAAAAAGAAGAATATGCTATGGTAAATAATGAATGGAAAAAAGTATCATCTTCAAGTGAGAAGACAAAATATTTTGTAGCTGGAGTAAATGATAGTGTTTTAACAGAAGGAGAAGCGTTTATAGAAAATGATACTGCAACTGCAAAAAATGTTATTTTTGGAAAATATGGTTTTAAACTTGGAGTAGCAAGTGAAAATGAAATTGAAAAAGTTGGTTTAAAATATACAATTAATTACATAAAATACACTGATGAAAATGGAAAGAAGACAATTTTGTTTGGAAAAGATTTGGTAATAAAAGATTTTGATTATAAATACTATCCAATAAAGTGGTTTGTTGAAAGTTGGGGACCAAAGAAAAAAGATTATGGAAGAGTAGGTTATGTATTCTGGATTATTCCATTAAAATACCATTTATATGGTGTAGACAATTATGACAACAATCCATTTGTAAGATTATACATAATGGGTTCTGATGAGTTTGGAAGAGATGTTTGGTCAAGATTAATATTTGCTTCAAGAATTTCATTGTCAATAGGATTTATAGGACTTGCAATAACATTAACATTATCACTGTTTTTTGGAGGAATTGCAGGTTATTACGGTGGAGTAGCAGATGAATTATTAATGAGGTTTACAGAAATTATTATGTCAATTCCAGGATTTTATCTCTTGATACTTTTGAGGTCATTGTTACCATTAGATATTCCATCATCTCAAGTATATATTATGTTAGTATTTATACTTTCCTTTATAGGATGGGCTGGACGTGCTAGGATTATAAGAGGTATGGTGTTGTCGATTAAGAGAAATGAATTTGTTGAAGCAGCATACGCATTAGGATATCCAGATAGTAAAATACTTTGGAAACATGTTATTCCAAATACAATGACATACATGATAGTTACAGCAACATTGTCTATTCCTGGCTATATATTAGGTGAAGCAGGTCTTTCATTCTTAGGTTTAGGAATTAGAGAACCGTCTGCATCATGGGGATTAATGATGGCAAGAGCACAAGATATATATGTATTACAAAATGCACCATGGCTCTTAATTCCTGGTATATTCATATTCGTTACCGTCTTGGCATTTAACTTTGTTGGTGATGGATTAAGAGATGCATTTGACCCAAGAGCATTAGGATAA
- a CDS encoding ABC transporter permease: MLRYIARRLIILIPELFIITLIVFLIMQAAPGDFLDQYRLDPSVSEDFLKALEKQYGLDQPVMVQYFKWIKGVLTGDLGYSFYYRRPVVDLIGERVLATLILSLYSFVISWIVGVILGVVSALKKYSFWDKFLTVVAFTGIAIPGFFLALLLLYFAAKTGTFPVAGMYDVNHSKMTVWQGFKDIFWHMQLPAFTLTFGGFAGLMRYMRGSLLDVLNEDYVEFARAKGMPERVVIFKHAMRNAINPLITMFGFSLSSLLGGAVITETIFSWPGLGRLVYQALVQQDIYVVMASTIISVIMLIAGNLVGDILLAAVDPRIRLE, from the coding sequence TTGCTAAGGTATATAGCACGTAGATTAATAATTTTGATTCCCGAGCTTTTTATAATAACGTTAATAGTGTTTTTGATAATGCAAGCTGCGCCTGGAGATTTTCTGGATCAGTACAGACTTGATCCATCAGTCTCAGAAGATTTTCTTAAAGCACTTGAAAAACAATACGGTTTGGATCAACCAGTGATGGTACAGTATTTTAAATGGATTAAAGGAGTTTTAACCGGTGATTTGGGCTATTCATTTTACTATAGAAGACCAGTTGTAGATCTAATTGGTGAAAGGGTTCTTGCGACTTTGATATTGTCACTTTACTCGTTTGTAATTTCATGGATAGTTGGTGTTATTTTAGGTGTCGTATCTGCTCTGAAAAAGTATAGTTTTTGGGATAAGTTTTTGACTGTGGTTGCATTTACTGGTATAGCAATTCCAGGTTTCTTTTTAGCCTTATTGTTATTGTATTTTGCAGCAAAAACTGGTACATTCCCAGTGGCTGGTATGTATGATGTTAATCACTCAAAGATGACAGTTTGGCAAGGTTTTAAAGATATATTCTGGCACATGCAACTTCCGGCATTTACTTTGACATTTGGTGGTTTTGCAGGATTGATGAGGTACATGAGAGGAAGCTTATTGGACGTGTTGAATGAAGATTATGTTGAATTTGCAAGAGCAAAAGGTATGCCTGAAAGAGTAGTTATATTTAAGCATGCAATGAGAAATGCTATAAATCCATTGATTACAATGTTTGGTTTTAGTTTGTCAAGCTTGTTGGGTGGAGCTGTTATTACCGAAACGATCTTTTCTTGGCCAGGACTTGGAAGACTTGTTTATCAAGCATTAGTACAACAAGATATATATGTGGTTATGGCTAGTACAATTATAAGTGTTATCATGTTAATTGCTGGTAATTTGGTCGGTGATATTTTACTTGCAGCAGTTGATCCAAGAATTAGGTTGGAATAG
- a CDS encoding ABC transporter substrate-binding protein, producing the protein MKKLMVLLAVLAVVFAYAAQLPYIGADAQGKPGGQFVIGTLNGPKTVNDVTAKETSSTDVIDMFMGYGGTLIERHGVDMEFYPAIAESWEGPRLTADGGMEIIWHIRKGVKFSDGQPLTADDIVFTLNDIYTNPDIPSSMQDVLMSTNGYLPKAEKIDDYTVRMYYPEPFRLAFRYLGGMYIYPKHLAEEYVKNGNFEEFWTVDAINKGEVVGLGPYIPVEYVPDQYVRFVKNPYYWKKDANGQQLPYFDEVLFKIISNQDAMRLAFENGEIDIYGPRGTEFAELKEKEKELNIVVTTAGPAYGTTFITFNWNAPDPVKRKWFRNEYFRKAVAYAIDKESIIDTLYNGLGIAQWSPVSMSSPYYNEDVVVKYEYDLDLARAMLEMGGFSWNDKGELVDEDGNVVKFLLTTNSGNRLREGVANIIQDALKQLGMDVTFTQIDFNTLVQKLLNTGDWESIIIGLTGGDEPQGGANVWRTDASLHFWNYSPEVADFVDPNDYYLPDWEVEIDKIFRENVRILDENIVKDYFSRFQQLVSEHLPLIYTVNSLRLYAYKATLRNVKIGPLGGTTWNIYEEWKEQ; encoded by the coding sequence ATGAAAAAACTCATGGTATTACTTGCAGTATTAGCAGTAGTGTTTGCCTACGCTGCTCAACTTCCATATATTGGAGCAGATGCACAGGGAAAGCCGGGAGGTCAGTTTGTTATAGGAACTCTTAATGGTCCAAAGACAGTAAACGATGTTACAGCAAAAGAAACTAGTTCAACCGATGTTATTGATATGTTCATGGGGTATGGTGGAACTCTCATTGAAAGACATGGTGTAGATATGGAATTCTATCCAGCAATTGCAGAAAGCTGGGAAGGTCCAAGGCTAACTGCAGATGGTGGAATGGAAATTATTTGGCATATCAGAAAAGGAGTAAAGTTTAGCGATGGGCAACCATTGACAGCTGACGATATTGTATTTACATTGAACGATATTTATACAAACCCAGATATTCCAAGTTCAATGCAAGATGTCTTGATGAGTACAAATGGATATTTACCAAAAGCAGAAAAGATTGATGATTATACAGTTAGAATGTATTATCCTGAACCATTCAGGCTTGCATTTAGATACCTTGGTGGAATGTATATTTATCCAAAACATTTAGCAGAAGAATATGTAAAGAATGGAAACTTTGAAGAATTCTGGACAGTAGATGCAATAAATAAAGGAGAAGTAGTAGGTCTTGGTCCATACATTCCAGTAGAATATGTTCCTGACCAATATGTCAGATTTGTAAAGAACCCATATTACTGGAAGAAAGATGCAAATGGACAACAACTTCCATACTTTGATGAAGTACTCTTTAAGATAATTTCAAACCAAGATGCAATGAGACTTGCATTTGAAAATGGAGAGATTGATATTTATGGTCCAAGAGGAACAGAATTTGCAGAATTAAAAGAAAAAGAAAAAGAACTCAACATAGTAGTTACGACAGCAGGGCCAGCATATGGAACAACATTTATTACATTCAACTGGAATGCGCCAGATCCAGTTAAGAGAAAATGGTTCAGAAATGAATACTTTAGAAAAGCAGTTGCATATGCAATAGATAAAGAATCTATTATTGATACACTTTACAATGGACTTGGAATTGCACAATGGTCACCAGTATCAATGAGCTCACCATATTACAACGAAGATGTTGTAGTAAAATATGAATACGACTTGGACCTTGCAAGGGCAATGTTAGAAATGGGTGGATTTAGCTGGAATGATAAAGGAGAATTAGTTGACGAAGATGGAAATGTTGTTAAATTCTTACTTACAACAAATTCAGGAAACAGACTTAGAGAAGGAGTAGCAAATATAATTCAAGATGCATTAAAACAGCTTGGTATGGACGTAACATTTACCCAAATCGATTTCAATACATTGGTTCAAAAATTGTTGAATACTGGCGATTGGGAATCAATAATCATAGGATTAACTGGTGGAGATGAACCACAAGGTGGAGCAAACGTATGGAGAACAGACGCATCATTACACTTCTGGAATTATTCACCAGAAGTTGCAGATTTTGTAGATCCTAACGACTACTACTTACCAGATTGGGAAGTAGAAATTGACAAGATATTTAGAGAAAATGTAAGAATACTTGATGAAAATATCGTAAAAGATTACTTCTCAAGATTCCAACAATTAGTATCTGAACACTTACCATTGATTTATACCGTAAACTCCTTAAGACTTTATGCTTACAAAGCAACACTTAGAAATGTAAAGATAGGGCCACTTGGTGGAACAACATGGAATATTTATGAAGAGTGGAAAGAGCAATAA
- a CDS encoding ABC transporter ATP-binding protein: protein MNNETIIKVQNLKKYFPITKGFLVKKHVGDVKAVDDISFEVKKKETFALVGESGCGKTTAARTMLRLIDPTDGKIEIFGQDISNLNRKELLPFRRKMQIVFQNPIGSLNPRMTIGQILTEPLLFHKIVKDKKEAYDKAVEILRMVGLKPYHMDRYPHQFSGGQKQRIAIARALSVGPEIIFLDEPTSALDVSVQAQIINLFLKFQEELDLTYIFISHDLSLVRFISDKVAVMYLGRIVEMGDVDEVFENPIHPYTKALLSASPIPDPKVEKQRKRIILTGNVPNPIARPSGCFFHPRCPFKMEKCEKEYPQMYKISENHQVSCHLVEKEGV, encoded by the coding sequence ATGAATAATGAAACAATAATAAAAGTACAAAATCTAAAAAAATACTTTCCGATTACAAAAGGTTTTCTTGTTAAAAAACATGTCGGAGATGTAAAAGCAGTAGATGATATATCTTTTGAGGTAAAAAAGAAAGAAACATTTGCTTTAGTTGGAGAGTCAGGATGTGGAAAGACAACTGCTGCAAGGACAATGTTAAGATTAATAGATCCGACAGATGGGAAAATTGAGATATTTGGCCAAGATATTTCTAACTTAAATAGAAAAGAGTTATTACCATTTAGAAGAAAAATGCAGATAGTTTTCCAAAATCCTATTGGTTCATTAAATCCACGTATGACGATTGGTCAGATATTGACAGAGCCATTGTTGTTCCATAAAATTGTTAAAGATAAGAAAGAGGCATATGATAAAGCAGTTGAAATATTGAGGATGGTTGGACTTAAACCTTACCATATGGATAGATATCCTCACCAATTCAGTGGAGGTCAAAAACAGAGGATAGCAATTGCAAGGGCTTTGTCTGTTGGACCTGAGATAATTTTCTTGGATGAACCTACATCAGCTCTTGACGTGTCAGTTCAAGCCCAGATTATTAATCTATTTTTAAAATTCCAAGAAGAACTTGATTTAACATATATTTTTATTTCACACGATTTATCACTTGTTAGATTTATTAGTGATAAGGTTGCTGTTATGTATCTTGGAAGAATTGTTGAAATGGGTGATGTTGATGAAGTCTTTGAAAATCCAATTCACCCATATACGAAGGCATTATTATCAGCTTCTCCAATTCCTGATCCAAAAGTAGAAAAACAAAGAAAGAGAATTATTTTAACAGGAAATGTTCCAAACCCAATTGCAAGACCAAGCGGATGTTTCTTCCACCCAAGATGTCCATTTAAAATGGAAAAATGTGAAAAAGAATATCCACAGATGTATAAAATTTCTGAAAATCACCAGGTCTCTTGTCACCTGGTAGAAAAAGAGGGGGTGTGA
- a CDS encoding ABC transporter ATP-binding protein: MEPILSVRNLSTWFYMEEGVVKAVNDVSFDLHENEVVGIVGETGSGKSVTVKSIMRLIHKPGKIVNGQIIYRGRGKEEDLLKLSKDEIAEIRGKEISMIFQDPLTSLNPLYTIGDQLTETIIRHQNVDRKTAWEIGTEMLRKVQIPAPEKRMFAYPFEFSGGMRQRAVIAIALSCNPKVLIADEPTTALDVTIQAQILELMKDLQKEFKTGLLFITHDLGVIASMADRIIVMYGSRQMEIATAEDIFYNPLHPYTHMLLRAIPRLDKKQDKLEAIPGQPPRMIDVPNVCPFAPRCPRKLDKCTKELPELVELEPGHFVRCFNPVLDKKESEAMKNE, encoded by the coding sequence TTGGAACCCATATTATCAGTTAGAAACCTGAGCACATGGTTTTATATGGAAGAAGGGGTAGTAAAGGCTGTAAACGATGTCAGTTTTGACCTTCATGAAAACGAAGTTGTAGGAATTGTTGGTGAAACAGGTTCCGGAAAAAGTGTAACTGTAAAGTCTATTATGAGGCTTATACACAAGCCTGGAAAGATCGTTAATGGGCAGATTATTTACAGAGGTAGAGGGAAAGAGGAAGATTTGTTAAAGTTGTCAAAAGATGAAATTGCAGAGATAAGAGGAAAAGAAATTAGTATGATTTTCCAGGACCCACTAACTTCCTTAAATCCTCTTTATACAATTGGTGATCAATTGACTGAGACTATTATAAGGCACCAAAATGTTGATAGAAAGACAGCGTGGGAAATAGGTACTGAAATGCTTAGAAAGGTTCAGATTCCTGCGCCTGAAAAGAGAATGTTTGCATACCCATTTGAATTTAGCGGTGGTATGAGGCAGCGTGCTGTTATAGCAATTGCTCTTTCTTGTAATCCAAAAGTCTTGATTGCGGATGAACCTACAACTGCTTTGGATGTTACTATCCAGGCTCAAATATTGGAATTGATGAAGGATTTGCAAAAGGAATTTAAGACCGGTTTGTTGTTTATAACTCACGATTTAGGCGTAATTGCATCGATGGCGGATAGAATTATAGTTATGTATGGAAGTAGGCAAATGGAAATTGCAACAGCAGAAGATATTTTCTATAACCCACTCCATCCATATACACATATGTTGCTTAGGGCGATACCAAGGCTTGATAAGAAGCAAGATAAGCTTGAGGCAATTCCAGGACAACCTCCGAGAATGATTGATGTGCCAAACGTATGTCCATTTGCACCAAGATGTCCGAGAAAACTTGATAAATGTACGAAAGAATTACCTGAATTGGTAGAGTTGGAACCAGGACACTTTGTAAGGTGCTTCAATCCAGTACTAGACAAGAAAGAATCGGAGGCGATGAAGAATGAATAA
- a CDS encoding ABC transporter ATP-binding protein: MKLLKRLLKYAKPYTLLFVLAILVVISLTFVTLLPPQIVRNTVNNYITNDSLPLNERFSGIFKMSLYFLLTTSMIFVFEYISIYITTYLGGKIVYDIRKELFDHVLKLPMSFFDKHPSGQITTRIANDTQNIMEFFTSVITSIFNDVFLLTGVIIMMLRVSPRLFANISFVFPVLIVSMILFRYFDLKAYRAVRTNISKVNAYLAEHIAGMPVVKLFNAEDFERKNFDKVNKELYKSRIQQMYVFAIFRPTVSTLYRLAIAAIIWMGAKYIVSKTLNFGDLYAFVAYLELFMRPLEDLSEKYDIIQNTVASAEKIFTLMDETEEHFGDENGKVEIEKGVVEFKNVWFRYNEDRWILKNINLKFEPGQLIAVVGETGAGKTSLMNLVNGMYRIQKGKILIDGTELEKYNIHELRKQISTVPQDVVLFSGTLLDNVRLFHEEISEDQVIDALKKVYVWDLIERLPNGLYTEVIERGKGISAGERQLIALARSVLFDAKIFILDEATSNIDVQTEERIQKAVRKLSENKTVIMIAHRLATVVNADKIYVVHKGEVVEEGSHKELLNKKGIYYKLYEVQFSK, from the coding sequence ATGAAGCTTTTGAAAAGATTGTTAAAATATGCTAAACCGTATACGCTATTATTCGTCCTTGCAATTTTAGTTGTTATTTCTCTTACTTTTGTAACTCTTCTTCCACCTCAGATAGTAAGAAATACAGTAAATAATTATATAACTAACGATTCATTGCCTTTAAATGAAAGGTTTTCTGGTATTTTTAAAATGTCTCTTTATTTCTTATTAACTACTTCTATGATTTTTGTATTTGAATATATTTCAATATATATTACAACGTATCTTGGTGGAAAAATTGTATACGATATTAGAAAAGAGCTTTTTGACCATGTTTTAAAACTTCCAATGTCTTTTTTTGATAAGCATCCAAGTGGTCAAATAACTACAAGAATTGCAAATGATACCCAGAATATAATGGAATTTTTTACGTCTGTAATAACGAGTATTTTTAATGACGTTTTTTTACTTACAGGCGTAATTATTATGATGTTAAGAGTTAGCCCAAGGTTGTTTGCAAATATTTCATTTGTATTTCCAGTTTTAATAGTGTCAATGATTTTGTTTAGGTACTTTGATTTAAAAGCATATAGAGCGGTCAGAACTAATATTTCTAAGGTTAATGCGTACCTTGCAGAACATATTGCTGGTATGCCAGTTGTTAAATTATTTAATGCTGAAGATTTTGAAAGGAAGAATTTCGACAAAGTAAATAAAGAATTGTATAAGTCTAGAATACAGCAGATGTATGTTTTTGCAATTTTTAGACCGACTGTTAGTACACTTTACAGACTTGCAATTGCCGCAATTATATGGATGGGTGCAAAATACATAGTTTCTAAAACTCTCAATTTTGGTGATCTATATGCCTTTGTTGCATATCTAGAATTGTTTATGAGGCCACTTGAGGACTTGTCTGAAAAGTACGATATAATTCAGAATACTGTGGCAAGTGCGGAAAAGATATTTACATTAATGGATGAGACTGAAGAACATTTTGGAGACGAAAATGGAAAAGTAGAAATTGAAAAAGGTGTTGTAGAGTTTAAAAATGTATGGTTTAGATATAACGAGGATAGATGGATATTAAAAAATATTAATTTAAAGTTTGAACCAGGGCAATTAATAGCCGTTGTAGGTGAAACCGGCGCAGGAAAAACATCGTTAATGAATCTTGTAAATGGCATGTATAGAATTCAAAAGGGTAAAATTTTGATAGATGGTACAGAACTTGAAAAATACAATATCCATGAACTTAGAAAGCAGATATCAACTGTTCCACAAGATGTAGTTTTATTTTCCGGGACACTTTTAGATAATGTTAGACTTTTTCATGAAGAAATTTCGGAAGATCAGGTAATAGATGCATTAAAAAAAGTATATGTTTGGGACTTGATTGAAAGATTGCCAAATGGTTTATATACAGAAGTTATTGAACGTGGAAAAGGTATATCGGCAGGAGAAAGGCAGTTGATTGCACTTGCAAGATCTGTTCTTTTTGATGCAAAGATATTTATTCTTGATGAGGCTACAAGTAATATTGATGTTCAAACTGAAGAAAGGATTCAAAAGGCTGTTAGAAAACTTTCTGAAAATAAAACGGTTATAATGATAGCACATAGGCTTGCTACAGTAGTAAATGCAGATAAAATATATGTAGTTCACAAAGGAGAAGTTGTTGAGGAAGGATCACATAAAGAATTATTAAACAAAAAAGGAATTTATTACAAGCTCTATGAAGTGCAATTTTCAAAATAA
- a CDS encoding GAF domain-containing protein: MRNIVENHVEEFLEILRYDKSHWGEFWSKTTNKYKFFKEIEEKLGEINFDSVERRELDKLLNDFREFAKENKDNVTTKIRKNAKELELNKEDFIVFLGVYPKDFDWIVVDFNGNYILFYNVYSLWKKGKLSKLSEAVYQAIIHFRNGEMNGIYYDKDELFDKLLDKLEKESKDDPVKYMRKICQYLYDEIPYYDWVGFYMINKDNVLELFEFVGEPTEHVKINIGEGICGQAAMLKDVFIVQDVSKETNYLSCSPKVKSEIVVPIFKNKEVIGELDIDSHYITPFDERDRKFLEKVCEDIPKIWDEKLLEER, translated from the coding sequence ATGAGAAACATTGTAGAAAACCATGTTGAAGAATTTTTAGAAATATTAAGATATGACAAGTCCCATTGGGGAGAATTTTGGAGTAAGACTACAAATAAATATAAATTTTTCAAAGAAATTGAGGAAAAATTAGGAGAAATAAATTTTGATAGTGTTGAAAGAAGAGAATTAGATAAGTTATTAAATGATTTTAGAGAATTTGCAAAAGAAAATAAGGATAATGTAACAACAAAGATTCGTAAAAATGCAAAAGAGTTAGAACTTAATAAAGAAGATTTTATAGTATTTTTAGGAGTGTATCCAAAAGATTTTGATTGGATAGTTGTTGATTTTAATGGAAATTATATACTTTTTTACAATGTATATTCGCTGTGGAAGAAAGGAAAACTTTCTAAACTAAGTGAAGCAGTTTATCAGGCGATAATTCATTTTAGAAATGGAGAAATGAATGGGATTTATTATGATAAAGATGAATTATTTGATAAATTGCTTGATAAATTAGAAAAAGAATCTAAAGATGATCCTGTAAAATATATGAGAAAGATTTGTCAGTATCTTTATGATGAAATTCCATATTATGATTGGGTAGGATTTTACATGATTAACAAAGACAATGTTTTAGAGTTGTTTGAATTTGTTGGTGAACCTACCGAGCATGTGAAAATAAATATTGGAGAGGGGATTTGTGGACAAGCAGCAATGTTAAAGGATGTATTTATAGTTCAGGATGTTTCTAAAGAAACAAATTATTTATCGTGTAGTCCTAAAGTAAAAAGTGAGATAGTAGTACCAATATTTAAAAATAAAGAGGTAATAGGCGAATTGGATATTGACAGCCATTATATAACTCCTTTTGATGAGAGAGACAGAAAATTTTTAGAGAAAGTTTGTGAAGATATTCCAAAAATATGGGATGAGAAGTTGCTTGAAGAAAGATAA
- a CDS encoding S4 domain-containing protein, with the protein MRLDKFLKSTRIIKRRTIAQELAKNKRIFRNQIALKPSSEIKSGDILEIFLKNRYLKVKVISDVEYEILEEKKIEEGQL; encoded by the coding sequence TTGAGATTAGATAAGTTTTTAAAATCTACTAGAATTATTAAAAGGCGTACTATAGCCCAAGAGTTGGCTAAAAATAAGAGGATTTTTAGAAATCAAATAGCTTTAAAACCCTCTAGTGAAATAAAATCAGGTGATATATTAGAAATTTTTTTAAAAAACAGATATTTAAAGGTAAAAGTTATTTCTGATGTAGAGTATGAAATACTTGAAGAAAAAAAGATTGAGGAGGGACAGCTATGA